In a genomic window of Halalkalicoccus sp. CG83:
- a CDS encoding mRNA surveillance protein pelota codes for MQIKSRQPAEGAAERLTLVPEHLDDLWHLTYVLEPGDLVSADTTRRIQRNDDQMRDTGGEREPMRVTISVEDVEFHKFANRLRVGGEITWASREDQLGHHHTLNVEEHDELEVEKVLKADQRERLEEAEEAAENPDVAIVTVEEGEAYVHTVAQYGTEERASITGPTGKGEYARARSELFEEIAAALSRMDVDAIILAGPGFTKQDAYDYIEENAADLVERITLVDTSGVGDRGVHEVLKRGAVEDVQAETRIAREAELIDELTRRIGEGAKATYGVEETAEAAEFGAVERLLILDERLREERGGSGDWELDVNDLITTVEQKGGEVTVFSSEFAPAEQLRNLGGVAALLRYRLN; via the coding sequence ATGCAGATCAAGAGCAGACAGCCCGCCGAGGGTGCCGCGGAGCGGCTCACGCTCGTCCCCGAGCATCTCGACGATCTGTGGCATCTCACCTACGTGCTCGAGCCCGGTGATCTGGTCTCCGCGGACACGACCCGGCGAATCCAGCGCAACGACGACCAGATGCGCGACACCGGCGGCGAGCGCGAACCCATGCGGGTGACGATCTCGGTCGAGGACGTCGAGTTCCACAAGTTCGCGAACCGCCTCAGGGTGGGCGGCGAGATCACCTGGGCCTCCCGTGAGGACCAACTGGGCCACCACCACACGCTCAACGTCGAGGAGCACGACGAACTCGAGGTCGAGAAGGTGCTGAAGGCCGACCAGCGAGAGCGCCTCGAGGAGGCCGAGGAGGCCGCGGAGAACCCCGACGTGGCGATCGTCACCGTCGAGGAGGGCGAGGCGTACGTCCACACCGTCGCCCAGTACGGCACCGAGGAGCGCGCCTCGATCACCGGGCCGACCGGCAAGGGCGAGTACGCCCGCGCGCGTTCGGAGCTGTTCGAGGAGATCGCGGCCGCCCTCTCGCGGATGGACGTCGACGCGATCATCCTCGCGGGGCCGGGGTTCACCAAGCAGGACGCCTACGACTACATCGAGGAGAACGCCGCCGACCTGGTCGAGCGGATCACGCTGGTCGACACCTCGGGCGTCGGCGATCGCGGGGTTCACGAGGTGTTGAAGCGAGGTGCGGTCGAGGACGTCCAGGCCGAGACCCGCATCGCCCGCGAGGCCGAGCTCATCGACGAGCTCACCCGGCGGATCGGCGAGGGCGCGAAGGCGACCTACGGGGTCGAGGAGACCGCCGAGGCCGCCGAGTTCGGCGCGGTCGAACGGCTGTTGATCCTCGACGAGCGACTCCGCGAGGAGCGCGGCGGTTCGGGCGACTGGGAGCTCGACGTCAACGACCTGATCACCACCGTCGAGCAGAAGGGCGGCGAGGTAACCGTGTTCTCGAGCGAGTTCGCCCCCGCCGAGCAGCTCAGAAACCTCGGCGGCGTCGCCGCGTTGCTTCGCTACCGGCTCAACTGA